A single genomic interval of Psychroserpens sp. NJDZ02 harbors:
- a CDS encoding type IX secretion system membrane protein PorP/SprF, producing MKKIKIYSIGVILLFSCLNALAQQLPQFSQYMFNTIAINPAYAGSRETISIVGLHRSQWVGLAGAPTTSTVSIHAPMKNEKVGLGLSVINDELGFENFVYAYGDFSYTINLSEKTKLAFGLKAGFTHYNLDQEGFLDDPTISVDPFFSNFTNKWNPNIGVGAYLHQNKWYVGLSAPRILNTDYNESSLDPEVDYVALERVGYYLTGGYVFDLDENTKLKPSALVKVTNGAPISFDLSAHVLFNETFWLGGSYRYNRDTSTIGALADFQVSPQMRIGYAYEHYITDLRPYTGGTHEILLMFEVFKPTKRVKSPRYF from the coding sequence ATGAAAAAAATAAAAATATATAGTATTGGAGTTATATTACTGTTTAGCTGCTTAAATGCATTAGCCCAACAGTTACCCCAATTTTCTCAATACATGTTTAACACTATTGCTATTAATCCTGCCTATGCAGGAAGTAGAGAAACCATTAGTATAGTTGGTTTACATAGAAGTCAATGGGTTGGATTGGCAGGAGCACCGACCACTTCTACCGTGTCTATTCATGCACCTATGAAAAATGAAAAAGTGGGATTAGGACTATCAGTCATCAACGACGAGTTAGGCTTTGAAAACTTTGTCTATGCATACGGAGACTTTTCATACACTATTAACTTATCCGAAAAAACTAAATTAGCATTTGGGTTAAAAGCCGGCTTTACACATTATAATTTGGATCAAGAAGGTTTTTTAGATGATCCTACAATATCTGTAGATCCTTTCTTTAGTAACTTTACTAATAAATGGAATCCTAACATTGGTGTTGGTGCATACTTACATCAAAATAAATGGTATGTTGGTTTATCTGCCCCAAGAATATTAAATACAGACTATAATGAAAGTTCTTTAGACCCTGAAGTTGACTATGTTGCTTTAGAACGTGTTGGATACTACCTAACCGGAGGTTATGTTTTTGATTTAGATGAAAACACAAAACTTAAACCTTCTGCTTTAGTTAAAGTAACTAATGGTGCTCCAATTTCATTTGACCTGAGCGCTCATGTTCTATTTAACGAAACATTTTGGTTAGGGGGAAGTTATAGATATAACCGAGATACTTCTACCATTGGAGCTTTAGCAGATTTTCAAGTATCTCCACAAATGAGAATTGGTTATGCTTACGAACATTATATTACAGACCTGAGACCATATACAGGCGGAACACATGAAATACTATTAATGTTTGAAGTTTTCAAACCTACAAAACGTGTAAAATCACCTAGATATTTTTAA
- a CDS encoding OmpA family protein, with amino-acid sequence MKIKIISYILLALFMQQAVAQTKVADNFFRDFSYEKAAELYKEALKKEDSTEYILKRIGDSYFNISKVEKAEFWYGKAIEKYPSIDTEYIYKYVQTLRSQKKYDLANQYLRDFKLKNNKDKRIKDIDIFNIENYNQLTNTEKVYVNIENLPLNTSYSDFGGYEYKNTLYYYSTWVKDSIVDEKDLYDWNNEPFLNIFQSETKIEKEKETKTYGEPTKLNSTVNTLDDHEGLVAITNDGQTMYFTRNNVSKKDRRRYSKEGTSNLKIYKSTLLENKWTNVTELPFNDAAYSCGAPALSPDNKTLYFVSDMDGGFGQTDLYKVTIKEDGTYGKPNNLGAEINTEGNEKFPFVAKDSTLYFSSDANLNLGLLDIFETNLLKIKKNDSTEVYIKNLGAPFNSPFDDFCFFIDSESQTGYFSSNREGGKGGDDIYAFGKYQCKQIVSGVAYNKLSGEPLSKVSVSLLDINGKVIETYFTDKDGKYEFTGIGCDKTYTILGERVIYRPDKKGFLTSPIDGETTTIDLYLDPLIIENEIVINPIYFDYDKSFIRADAAYELENVVAVMREHPKMIIKIESHTDSRGRDAYNLKLSDRRAKSTRDYLYSRGIENSRIQSAIGYGETQILNQCTNGVKCTDKEHEENRRSKFIITNQYK; translated from the coding sequence ATGAAAATAAAAATAATTTCTTACATTCTACTTGCATTGTTTATGCAGCAAGCTGTTGCTCAAACAAAAGTAGCTGATAATTTTTTCAGAGACTTTTCTTATGAAAAGGCAGCCGAACTATATAAAGAAGCCTTAAAAAAAGAAGATAGCACTGAATACATCCTGAAAAGAATAGGAGACAGTTACTTTAATATTAGTAAAGTTGAGAAAGCTGAATTCTGGTATGGTAAAGCCATTGAAAAATATCCTTCCATTGATACTGAATACATCTATAAATATGTACAAACACTAAGAAGCCAAAAAAAATACGATTTGGCTAATCAATATTTAAGAGATTTTAAATTAAAAAACAACAAGGATAAACGTATTAAGGATATTGATATTTTTAATATTGAAAATTATAATCAGCTTACCAACACTGAAAAAGTATATGTAAATATAGAAAACCTGCCATTAAACACTAGTTATTCTGATTTTGGTGGATATGAATACAAAAACACACTATACTACTACTCTACTTGGGTTAAAGACTCTATAGTTGACGAAAAAGATTTGTATGATTGGAATAATGAGCCATTTCTTAATATTTTCCAATCTGAAACAAAAATAGAAAAAGAAAAAGAAACTAAAACATATGGAGAACCTACAAAATTAAACTCCACTGTAAATACTTTGGATGATCACGAAGGGCTAGTAGCTATTACTAATGATGGTCAAACCATGTATTTTACAAGAAACAATGTTTCTAAAAAAGACAGACGTAGATATTCAAAAGAAGGAACTTCCAATTTAAAAATATATAAATCTACATTATTAGAGAATAAATGGACCAATGTAACCGAATTACCGTTTAACGATGCTGCCTATTCTTGTGGAGCACCCGCTTTAAGCCCAGATAACAAAACGTTATATTTTGTATCGGATATGGACGGCGGTTTTGGTCAAACAGATCTTTATAAAGTCACCATCAAAGAAGATGGTACTTACGGCAAACCTAACAATCTAGGAGCAGAAATTAACACAGAAGGAAACGAGAAATTTCCATTTGTAGCTAAAGATTCAACATTGTACTTTTCAAGTGATGCAAATTTAAATTTAGGATTACTTGATATATTTGAAACTAATCTGCTTAAAATTAAAAAAAATGATTCAACCGAAGTATATATTAAAAATCTAGGCGCCCCATTTAATAGTCCTTTTGATGATTTTTGTTTCTTTATAGATTCTGAATCACAAACTGGTTATTTTTCTTCCAATCGTGAAGGCGGAAAAGGAGGAGACGATATTTATGCTTTTGGTAAATATCAATGTAAACAAATTGTTTCTGGTGTTGCTTATAATAAATTATCTGGAGAACCACTATCTAAAGTAAGTGTATCATTATTAGATATAAACGGAAAAGTTATAGAGACTTATTTTACTGACAAAGATGGTAAATATGAATTTACGGGTATCGGGTGTGATAAAACTTATACGATATTAGGAGAACGTGTTATTTACAGACCTGACAAAAAAGGATTTTTAACCTCTCCTATTGATGGAGAAACAACTACAATAGATCTTTATTTAGACCCTTTAATTATAGAGAACGAAATAGTTATCAATCCTATCTATTTTGATTACGATAAATCCTTTATTAGAGCTGATGCCGCTTACGAATTAGAAAACGTAGTAGCTGTAATGAGAGAACATCCAAAAATGATTATTAAAATTGAATCACATACGGACAGTCGTGGACGTGATGCTTATAATTTAAAATTATCAGACCGTCGTGCTAAATCTACACGAGACTATTTATACTCACGCGGCATTGAAAACAGCAGAATACAAAGTGCAATTGGTTATGGTGAAACACAAATACTAAACCAATGTACTAATGGCGTAAAATGTACAGACAAAGAACATGAGGAAAATAGGCGATCTAAGTTTATTATAACAAATCAATATAAATAG
- a CDS encoding CAP domain-containing protein: protein MRTFTYIMTVFCFAIILTSCSTDSLDDTIEMDSTAMVIPETKAIETEILELINQHRISIGLNTLVNHQLIKGQAFSHTDYMTDISEVNHDHFFTRKSYLVNNANAVKVSENVAYGYSSATSVVNAWLNSEGHRKNIEGDYTDFEISAELGENNKWYFTNIFMKK from the coding sequence ATGAGAACTTTTACCTATATAATGACTGTTTTTTGCTTCGCAATAATTTTAACATCTTGCTCTACTGATAGTTTAGATGATACTATTGAAATGGACAGTACCGCTATGGTTATTCCCGAAACTAAAGCAATTGAAACTGAAATTTTAGAACTTATAAATCAACACAGAATAAGTATTGGCTTAAATACTTTGGTTAATCATCAACTTATAAAAGGACAAGCTTTTAGTCATACAGATTATATGACAGATATAAGTGAAGTTAATCATGATCACTTTTTTACTAGAAAATCTTATTTAGTGAATAATGCAAATGCAGTAAAGGTTTCGGAAAATGTTGCTTATGGTTATTCTAGTGCAACATCAGTAGTTAATGCTTGGTTAAATAGTGAAGGACACAGAAAGAATATAGAAGGTGATTATACAGACTTTGAAATTTCAGCAGAATTAGGAGAGAATAATAAATGGTATTTTACAAACATTTTTATGAAAAAATAA
- the pdxH gene encoding pyridoxamine 5'-phosphate oxidase, whose translation MEKDLSDYRRTYEKGELLLKDTPENPLELFRSWFNEVDQHFPEDETNAMTVATIGKDGFPKSRVVLLKKFTYEGFIFYTNYDSEKGQAILNNPNVCLSFFWHGAERQIIIKGQAEKIAANLSDGYFESRPRGSQLGAIVSDQSSIVENREVLENKLKQLELDYEGKEIERPTFWGGFIVKPISIEFWQGRPNRLHDRILYNLDADFNWVKSRLSP comes from the coding sequence ATGGAAAAAGACTTAAGCGACTATAGAAGAACTTACGAAAAAGGAGAATTACTACTAAAAGACACACCAGAAAATCCGTTAGAGCTTTTTAGGTCTTGGTTTAATGAGGTGGATCAACACTTTCCTGAGGACGAAACTAATGCTATGACAGTCGCGACAATTGGTAAGGATGGATTTCCTAAAAGTAGAGTCGTACTACTTAAAAAATTCACGTATGAAGGGTTTATTTTTTATACTAATTATGATAGCGAAAAAGGACAGGCGATACTTAATAATCCAAATGTGTGTTTATCGTTTTTTTGGCATGGCGCAGAACGACAAATAATAATTAAAGGTCAGGCAGAAAAAATTGCAGCCAATTTAAGTGATGGTTATTTTGAATCACGTCCGCGCGGGAGTCAATTAGGTGCGATTGTTTCTGATCAAAGTAGTATTGTAGAGAATAGAGAAGTTTTGGAAAACAAATTAAAACAGTTGGAACTTGATTATGAAGGTAAGGAGATAGAGAGACCAACGTTTTGGGGTGGCTTTATAGTTAAACCTATTTCCATTGAATTTTGGCAAGGACGACCTAACCGCTTGCACGATAGAATTTTATATAACTTAGATGCCGATTTTAACTGGGTAAAAAGTCGTTTATCACCATGA
- a CDS encoding DUF3784 domain-containing protein, translating into MIYSQLLISFILIIFGFLVKKYPDLIAGYNTLSHSEKEKIDTKGLASFLQRLLIGLGVFCLFTYLLLKICNVNDNSILYINSALLISVLIINHFIANKRFKL; encoded by the coding sequence ATGATATATTCTCAACTTTTAATAAGTTTTATTCTTATTATTTTTGGTTTTCTAGTGAAAAAATATCCAGATTTGATCGCGGGATACAATACATTAAGTCACTCCGAAAAAGAAAAAATAGATACTAAAGGATTAGCCTCCTTTTTACAACGCTTATTAATAGGACTTGGAGTTTTCTGTTTATTCACCTATTTACTATTGAAAATATGTAATGTAAATGATAATAGTATCCTTTACATAAATAGTGCACTATTAATTAGTGTACTTATTATTAATCATTTTATAGCCAATAAACGTTTTAAACTTTAA
- a CDS encoding ribonuclease Z: MKLNILGCYSATPRTFTNPTSQVLEINNHIFLIDCGEGTQVELRRHKIKFNRIKHIFISHLHGDHFFGLVGLISTFRLLGRDTELHIHSPKGLKEVITLQMKLANSWTNYKLTFHELTNKESEIVFEDDKVEVHTIPLDHRIYTNGFLFKEKLGDRKLDMNAVLNEDIDVSYYRKLKQGFDVTNEAGVLVKNESVTLPPNKPKSYAFCSDTAYSEAIIPIIKDVDVLYHESTFLEQNAKLAAPTKHSTAKQAASIAKQANVGQLILGHYSTRYDDLNVFKTEAQSIFENVKLGDDGKIFEF; the protein is encoded by the coding sequence ATGAAATTAAATATCTTAGGTTGTTATAGTGCAACACCACGTACGTTTACAAATCCGACGTCTCAAGTTTTAGAAATAAATAATCATATATTTTTAATCGATTGTGGTGAAGGAACACAAGTTGAACTGCGTAGGCATAAGATTAAGTTTAATAGGATAAAACATATTTTTATTTCTCACTTACATGGAGACCATTTTTTTGGTTTAGTGGGGTTAATTTCAACGTTTAGATTATTAGGACGTGATACCGAATTACACATACATTCCCCAAAAGGATTAAAAGAGGTAATAACGCTTCAGATGAAACTAGCCAATTCTTGGACTAATTATAAGTTGACATTCCATGAGTTAACTAATAAAGAATCAGAAATTGTTTTTGAAGATGATAAAGTAGAAGTACACACTATTCCTTTAGATCATCGTATTTATACTAATGGTTTTCTGTTTAAAGAAAAGTTAGGAGATAGAAAGCTAGACATGAATGCTGTTTTGAATGAAGATATTGATGTGTCTTATTATCGAAAGTTAAAGCAAGGCTTTGATGTTACAAATGAAGCTGGAGTACTTGTTAAAAACGAATCTGTTACACTACCACCTAATAAGCCTAAAAGTTATGCTTTTTGTAGTGATACGGCATATAGTGAGGCAATAATACCGATAATTAAAGACGTTGATGTATTGTATCATGAATCTACCTTTTTAGAGCAAAACGCTAAATTAGCTGCTCCGACTAAACATAGTACTGCAAAACAAGCTGCAAGTATTGCTAAACAGGCTAATGTGGGGCAATTAATATTAGGGCATTACTCTACACGTTATGACGATTTGAATGTTTTTAAAACAGAGGCACAATCCATTTTTGAAAACGTGAAACTTGGAGATGATGGAAAAATCTTTGAGTTTTAA
- a CDS encoding ribonuclease Z, whose translation MIIDQNENLIVVTQENASVIELVKKIETLYPKFKNNNIIVNLNTIKVVALEDVIEFLRVSNQHRATKHSFVIVNEGIDTDKTPDEIIIVPTLQEAYDIIEMEVMERDLGL comes from the coding sequence ATGATTATAGATCAAAATGAAAATTTAATTGTAGTAACCCAAGAAAATGCTTCGGTTATAGAATTAGTAAAAAAAATAGAAACATTATATCCAAAATTTAAAAACAATAATATTATTGTTAATTTAAATACGATTAAAGTAGTGGCATTAGAAGATGTTATTGAGTTTTTAAGAGTCTCTAACCAACACCGCGCAACAAAGCATTCTTTTGTTATAGTTAATGAAGGTATTGATACGGATAAAACTCCAGACGAAATTATAATCGTACCAACACTTCAAGAAGCTTACGATATTATAGAAATGGAAGTTATGGAACGTGATTTAGGGTTGTAA
- a CDS encoding aspartate carbamoyltransferase catalytic subunit: MSELSVKHLLGIKYLNIQDIELIFKTADHFKEVINRPIKKVPSLRDITIANLFFENSTRTKLSFELAEKRLSADVINFSASQSSVKKGETLIDTVNNILSMKVDMVVMRHPNPGAGVFLSKHVNASIINAGDGAHEHPTQALLDSYSIRERLGSVKGKNVVIVGDILHSRVALSNIYALKLQGANVMVCGPKTLLPKHIDKLGVKVETDLRKALNWCDVANMLRVQNERMDISYFPSTREYTQQFGVNKELLDSLDKEITIMHPGPINRGVEITSDVADSKQAIILDQVQNGVAVRMAVIYLLASKIKQ, translated from the coding sequence ATGAGCGAGTTAAGTGTAAAACACTTATTAGGAATTAAATATCTGAATATACAGGATATAGAGCTTATTTTTAAGACAGCTGATCATTTTAAGGAAGTGATTAATCGTCCTATTAAAAAAGTGCCTTCCCTTCGTGATATTACCATTGCCAATTTATTTTTCGAGAATTCTACACGTACAAAATTGTCATTTGAATTGGCAGAAAAACGATTGTCTGCAGACGTTATTAATTTTTCAGCCTCTCAATCTTCGGTTAAGAAAGGAGAAACCTTAATAGATACAGTAAATAATATTCTTTCCATGAAAGTGGATATGGTAGTTATGCGTCATCCTAATCCAGGAGCGGGTGTGTTTTTATCGAAGCATGTTAATGCAAGTATCATCAATGCGGGAGATGGTGCGCATGAGCATCCTACGCAAGCGCTATTGGATAGTTATTCTATAAGAGAGCGATTGGGCAGTGTTAAGGGTAAAAACGTTGTGATAGTCGGGGATATTTTACATAGCCGCGTGGCTTTATCCAATATATATGCTTTAAAATTACAAGGTGCTAATGTTATGGTTTGTGGCCCTAAGACTTTACTACCAAAACATATTGATAAGTTAGGTGTCAAAGTAGAAACAGACTTAAGAAAAGCACTTAATTGGTGTGATGTAGCCAATATGCTACGGGTTCAAAATGAACGTATGGATATTAGTTATTTTCCATCAACAAGAGAATATACACAACAATTTGGAGTTAATAAAGAGTTACTAGATAGTTTAGATAAGGAAATCACGATAATGCATCCTGGACCAATAAACAGAGGTGTAGAGATTACTAGTGATGTTGCCGATTCTAAGCAAGCCATAATTTTAGATCAAGTACAAAACGGAGTAGCAGTTAGAATGGCAGTAATCTATTTACTAGCTTCCAAAATAAAACAATAG
- the pyrR gene encoding bifunctional pyr operon transcriptional regulator/uracil phosphoribosyltransferase PyrR, protein MSQKVLLNATEVNIILHRLACQLIENHNDFSNTVLVGIQPRGKYLANRLASMLKKDYKIKNLQLGHLDITFYRDDFRRGDTPLEANTTEINVDVEDKKIVFIDDVLYTGRSIRSALTAIQSFGRPSEIELLTLIDRRFSRHLPIQPNYRGRQVDAINNEKVKVNWVENEGEDAVYLIRS, encoded by the coding sequence ATGAGTCAAAAAGTGCTACTTAATGCTACAGAAGTCAACATCATTCTACATAGATTGGCTTGTCAACTCATCGAAAATCATAATGATTTTTCTAATACCGTTTTAGTTGGTATACAACCTAGAGGTAAGTATTTGGCTAACCGTTTAGCATCTATGCTAAAAAAGGACTATAAAATCAAAAACTTACAACTTGGTCATCTGGATATTACGTTTTATAGAGATGATTTTAGAAGAGGAGACACACCACTGGAAGCAAATACTACTGAAATTAATGTAGACGTTGAGGATAAAAAAATAGTTTTTATCGATGATGTATTATATACAGGACGTAGTATACGATCTGCCCTAACTGCTATTCAATCGTTTGGACGCCCGTCAGAAATTGAATTACTAACTTTAATTGATAGACGTTTTAGTAGACATTTACCAATACAACCTAATTATAGAGGACGCCAAGTAGATGCTATAAACAATGAAAAAGTTAAAGTGAATTGGGTTGAAAATGAAGGAGAAGATGCAGTCTATCTGATTAGAAGTTAG
- the rpsA gene encoding 30S ribosomal protein S1, whose protein sequence is MAEKAKQAEVAAQEAAAETKAAPVVSEAQANPEKFLADFNWHNYEEGIDEVEDSQLKEFEKLVSENFVDTLDDEVVEGTVVHMTDRDAIIDINAKSEGVISLNEFRYNPDLKVGDKVEVLIDVREDATGQLVLSHRKARVIKAWDRVIKANETGEIVNGFVKCRTKGGMIVDVFGIEAFLPGSQIDVKPIRDYDQYVNKTMEFKVVKINHEFKNVVVSHKALIEADIEEQKKEIIGQLEKGQVLEGVVKNITSYGVFIDLGGVDGLVHITDLSWSRINHPNEIVELDQKLNVVILDFDEDKSRIQLGLKQLSKHPWDALGETVAVGDKVKGKVVVIADYGAFIEVAEGVEGLVHVSEMSWSTHLRSANDFVKVGDEIDAQILTLDREDRKMSLGIKQLSADPWTDITTKYPVGSKHSGIVRNFTNFGVFVELEEGIDGLIYISDLSWTKKIKHPSEFCNVGDTLDVVVLELDVEGRKLSLGHKQTTDNPWDKYETEFALGTTHKAEIADVVDKGATIEFNEDIVAFVPSRHLEKEDGKMLKKGDSAEFKIIEFNKEFKRVVASHTAIFKAEEMANVKAAVKKAASQADEAKPTLGDANEALQALKDKMDGKV, encoded by the coding sequence ATGGCTGAAAAAGCAAAACAAGCAGAAGTTGCAGCTCAAGAAGCAGCAGCAGAAACAAAAGCAGCTCCAGTAGTATCTGAAGCTCAAGCAAACCCTGAAAAATTCTTAGCAGATTTTAACTGGCACAATTACGAAGAAGGAATTGATGAGGTTGAAGATTCTCAATTAAAAGAATTTGAAAAATTAGTATCAGAAAATTTCGTAGATACTTTAGATGATGAGGTTGTTGAAGGAACAGTAGTGCACATGACAGATCGTGATGCAATTATTGACATCAACGCTAAGTCGGAAGGAGTTATTTCTTTAAACGAATTTAGATACAATCCAGACTTAAAAGTAGGAGACAAGGTTGAGGTATTAATTGATGTACGTGAAGACGCAACAGGACAGTTAGTATTATCTCACAGAAAAGCTCGTGTAATTAAGGCTTGGGACAGAGTAATCAAAGCTAATGAAACTGGAGAAATCGTTAACGGTTTTGTTAAATGTCGTACTAAAGGTGGTATGATTGTAGATGTTTTTGGTATCGAAGCATTCTTACCAGGATCTCAAATTGACGTTAAGCCAATTAGAGATTACGATCAGTACGTAAACAAAACTATGGAATTTAAAGTTGTGAAAATCAACCACGAATTCAAAAACGTAGTAGTTTCTCATAAAGCTTTAATTGAAGCTGATATTGAAGAGCAAAAGAAAGAAATTATTGGTCAACTAGAAAAAGGACAAGTATTAGAAGGTGTTGTTAAAAACATTACTTCTTATGGTGTGTTTATTGATTTAGGTGGTGTTGATGGTTTAGTTCACATTACAGATTTATCTTGGTCACGTATTAACCATCCAAATGAGATTGTTGAGTTAGATCAAAAATTAAATGTTGTAATCTTAGACTTTGATGAAGATAAGTCTAGAATCCAATTAGGTCTTAAGCAATTATCTAAACATCCTTGGGATGCTTTAGGAGAAACTGTTGCTGTAGGTGATAAAGTTAAAGGTAAAGTTGTTGTAATCGCTGATTACGGTGCATTTATCGAAGTTGCAGAAGGAGTTGAAGGTTTAGTACACGTGTCTGAAATGTCATGGTCTACTCATTTACGTTCTGCTAACGACTTTGTAAAAGTTGGTGACGAAATTGACGCACAAATCTTAACTTTAGATAGAGAAGATCGTAAGATGTCATTAGGTATCAAGCAATTATCTGCTGATCCATGGACAGATATTACAACTAAATATCCTGTAGGTTCTAAGCATTCAGGTATTGTACGTAACTTTACAAACTTTGGTGTTTTTGTTGAATTAGAAGAAGGTATTGATGGATTAATTTACATCTCTGACTTATCTTGGACTAAGAAAATCAAACATCCATCTGAGTTCTGTAACGTAGGTGATACATTAGATGTAGTAGTATTAGAGTTAGATGTTGAAGGACGTAAATTATCTTTAGGTCATAAACAAACAACTGATAATCCTTGGGATAAATACGAAACTGAGTTTGCTTTAGGTACAACACACAAAGCTGAAATTGCTGATGTTGTAGATAAAGGAGCTACTATTGAATTTAACGAAGACATCGTTGCTTTCGTACCATCTCGTCACCTTGAAAAAGAAGACGGTAAGATGTTAAAGAAAGGTGATTCTGCAGAATTCAAGATTATCGAATTTAACAAAGAATTCAAACGTGTTGTTGCTTCTCATACTGCTATATTTAAAGCAGAAGAAATGGCAAATGTAAAAGCAGCTGTTAAAAAGGCAGCGTCTCAAGCTGACGAAGCTAAACCAACTTTAGGTGATGCTAACGAAGCTTTACAAGCGTTAAAAGATAAAATGGACGGAAAAGTATAA
- a CDS encoding LysM peptidoglycan-binding domain-containing protein: protein MALRAKYQGVLDLGEKLKIANGDVTEENGVLKVKGTASTQYEKNLMWDAIKAAGGDSPSDIMANIDVADESLYAKHTVVGGDTLGKIAKHYYGNAAKYTAIFEANKDILKNPDMINVDQELKIPNL, encoded by the coding sequence ATGGCTTTAAGAGCAAAATATCAAGGTGTACTTGACTTAGGAGAAAAATTAAAAATCGCTAACGGTGACGTTACTGAAGAAAATGGTGTATTAAAAGTTAAAGGAACTGCTAGTACGCAATATGAGAAAAACTTAATGTGGGATGCAATCAAAGCTGCAGGTGGAGATAGTCCTTCAGACATTATGGCAAATATTGATGTTGCAGATGAGAGTCTTTATGCAAAACATACAGTTGTAGGTGGAGACACTTTAGGTAAAATAGCTAAACATTACTATGGTAATGCAGCAAAATATACTGCTATCTTTGAAGCTAACAAGGATATCTTAAAGAATCCTGACATGATCAATGTGGATCAAGAATTAAAAATTCCTAATTTATAG
- the cmk gene encoding (d)CMP kinase produces the protein MQNITIAIDGFSSTGKSTVAKQLAKHLGYIYVDTGAMYRAVTLYTMQNGWIDKDQFDVVALVSNLDKITISFTFNPALGFAEVYLNGVNIEREIRTLEVSSYVSKVAAIPEVRYQLVKQQQKMGKDKGVVMDGRDIGTVVFPYAELKLFMTASADKRATRRFDELIGRGDDVKYEAVLRNVQERDYIDSHREDSPLVKADDAIEIDNSDLTLEAQFDAVLNLVNKTLDDLA, from the coding sequence GTGCAAAATATTACCATAGCCATAGACGGTTTTTCATCAACAGGAAAAAGTACAGTAGCAAAGCAATTAGCGAAACACTTAGGTTACATTTATGTAGACACTGGTGCCATGTATAGAGCTGTAACTTTATATACGATGCAGAATGGTTGGATAGATAAAGACCAATTTGATGTAGTTGCTTTGGTTTCTAATTTAGATAAGATTACGATTAGCTTTACATTTAATCCTGCTTTAGGATTTGCAGAAGTGTATTTAAATGGCGTAAATATAGAACGAGAGATTAGAACATTAGAGGTCTCTAGTTATGTTAGTAAAGTCGCAGCGATACCAGAAGTTCGTTACCAGTTAGTTAAACAGCAACAAAAAATGGGGAAAGACAAAGGTGTTGTTATGGATGGTCGTGATATTGGTACAGTAGTGTTTCCTTATGCTGAATTAAAACTGTTTATGACAGCATCTGCAGATAAGCGTGCGACAAGACGTTTTGATGAATTGATTGGTAGAGGAGACGATGTTAAGTATGAAGCGGTATTGCGTAATGTTCAAGAGCGTGACTATATAGATTCGCATAGGGAAGATTCACCTTTAGTAAAAGCAGACGATGCTATAGAGATTGATAATTCTGATCTGACTTTAGAAGCGCAATTTGACGCTGTGCTTAATTTAGTTAATAAGACGTTAGATGATTTAGCCTAA